The genomic interval GGAAGGTGGGTGATTGAGTATGTTTGGGGTCCGGTCAGGTGTGTAAAGGCATCCGCATACACAGGTTGGGTTTGTTCCTAGCAGAACTTGGCAAGGTGAAGCAAACGCCATTCAcatgaaaaacaagaaaaacgtGGCATATTTACCGTTTGTATCTCTTGAGGCGGCTTGTCAACAACATAGCCAGTGCATTTCCTCAAAATAGTGAGAATTGATCTAAGCTCattcaagaaatctgtaattcatTTGGAAGTTTTTGCCGAGGAGGTCTTAGTTGAGTAATCTAACTAAGAGATTTGGTGCAGAATTTCTCAAGTGAAAATTTGCATGAAAACTAGTCTTCTGACATTGAATGACAACAAGACAACAAAAATCccaactgttgaccaatcacagaaaAACGTCTAACCTCAAGAAAAAATGTTTGCTTGAATAGCCGGGAAAAAAATCTGACGGTACGGTGTTGAACACCAAAACGtacaaaaacgtcacaaaatgttgtcataatatatgcgTGGATTGTTTCGACTGGGAAGCATATGGTAAACTTTAGGTAAAGTTTGTTTGCTCAAACCTGTGTCCAGCAGCCATTGCAATGGTCAGCTGCCACCCAGTGGTATATTTCTGGTAGTGTCAGTGCCCCCTGGTGATTTAGTATTGACATGAAATACTGTGAGGGAGAGCAGAAAAGCCCCTCAACTCTGGAGTAGATCCAGAACAAACCCGACCCTTAAAAGCAAAAGAATGAagagagaatgggggaggagacaggaaaggAGGAGCACAGAGAATAAAAGAGGAGTCATTTTGTAAGCAGTGCATTCACCCTGAGGTAACTTACTCAGAGAGAACAGGGTAAGTAAATTATTTTGGTTTGTAGGAATTGCTTTCACGTGTAGTACGTGTAGTTTTAACTGTCATAATTTGAGAAATATTTAGACTTATTAGTCTTTGTTAATATTTGTAGGCGATCATATCAATGGAGCAATATTCCTCTCTATGTTTGAATAATACAACCATTCAGATCACTTAATATATCCAAGCATAAACAATACTGTGGTGATCCTTGATCAAATACATGTCCCACTTTTACAGATGGAGCTGCCACCTCGACCAAAACTCTTTGACTTCCATGGAGTCTCCATGACCAACTACTTCACTGACAACTGGGACAATGTACAGAACTTCCAGGCCAGACCAGATGACATTCTCATCGCTACCTACCCCAAAGCAGGTCTCTCTCAGTCTGAGGTTGATGTTTCATTAAAGATTGTGTTTGGGTTTGTGAATGACTGTGTACGTTTCCCCTATCTGTATTCCTCTCTTAGGAACCACATGGGTCTCCTACATTCTAGACCTGCTGTATTTTGTCCAGACAGCCCCTGAGCGTCAGAGACCCATCTTTGAGAAAGTTCCTTTTCTGGAGTTGCTCATTCCTCTTTACCCTCCAGGTTAGAATAGAGCACTGGAAAACTTAATCATACCTCTACTATTTTGTCATttctttgtaaaaaaaatgttgctGATGTCTTCAAAGCAGTAACAAAAGTATTTAATATCATGACAGAATCTGCCGAACAGTGATAATATCCATCAAACATTATTTTGCATTATTATATTGTTTGTCCTAGGAGTGGAGGTGCTGGACAACTTAACCACCTCTCCTCGCCTCATCAAGACTCACCTCCCAGTCCAGTTGCTGCCCAAGTCCTTCTGGGAGCAGAACTGCAGGGTGCAGTATTTGTAACTTGTTCTCTATGTTCCTTCACTATATAACCACGATATATAaatgcaatctctctctctctctctgcagatagTGTATGTGGCCCGTAATGCCAAGGACAATGCAGTGTCTTATTTCCACTTTGACCGTATGAACCAGGCCGAGCCAGAGCCAGGAGACTGGAACAACTACTTACAGAGATTCATGGATGGAAAgagtgagtgaaggagagaaTGAACTAGTGAATGAATGAGCAAGTGATAATAGTCCCCATTCACACTATGAATTTGTCTACTCTGCACTTCCTCAGTGGTGTTTGGTTCGTGGTACGACCATGTGACTGGCTGGTGGGAGAAGAAACAGACTCACTCCAAAATCCTCTACCTCTTCTATGAGGACATGGTTGAGGTGAGTAGAATGCTGATGCTAGGTGTGTGTTACAGTAGTATTAAGATGCATCGAATGAGCTCAGTGCACACATATGCTCAAGAGCCATTCTAACTGCTGCTCTAGGAGGTTAGCTGTTTCTACATCCAGTGTATATGTGTTCCTACAGGATACAGGGAGAGAGCTGGACAGGCTGTGCTCCTTCCTGGGTTTGTCTCCTTcagcagaggagaaagagatggtgaAAGGAGGAGTGCAGTTTGATATAATGAAGAAGAACAGCATGGCCAACTACTCCACCAACCCAGTCATGGACTTTAAGATATCCCCCTTTATGcgcaaaggtgtgtgtgtgagagagagaatgagagagagaaataaacattaaactGCTGGAGCTCAGCTCTTCCAGCTATCACAAcagacacacatgaacacactgagagacacaacATCGTCACAGACaccaacacatacagtgccttgcgaaagtattcggcccccttgaactttgcgaccttttgccacatttcaggcttcaaacataaagatataaaactgtatttttttgtgaagaatcaacaacaagtgggacacaatcatgaagtggaacgacatttattggatatttcaaacttttttaacaaatcaaaaactgaaaaattgggcgtgcaaaattattcagcccccttaagttaatactttgtagcgccaccttttgctgcgattacagctgtaagtcgcttggggtatgtctctatcagtttttcacatcgagagactgacatttttcccattcttccttgcaaaacagctcgagctcagtgaggttggatggagagcatttgtgaacagcagttttcagttctttccacagattctcgattggattcaggtctggactttgacttggccattctaacacctggatatgtttatttttgaaccattccattgtagattttgctttatgttttggatcattgtcttgttggaagacaaatcttcgtcccagtctcaggtcttttgcagactccatcaggttttcttccagaatggtcctgtatttggctccatccatcttcccatcaattttaaccatcttccctgtccctgctaaagaaaagcaggcccaaactatgatgctgccaccaccatgcttgacagtggggatggtgtgttcagggtgatgagctgtgttgcttttacgccaaacataacgttttgcattgttgccaaaaagttcaattttggtttcatctgaccagagcaccttcttccacatgtttggtgtgtctcccagtaggcttgtggcaaactttaaacgacactttttatggatatctttaagaaatggctttcttcttgccactcttccataaaggccagatttgtgcaatatacgactgattcttgtcctatggacagagtctcccacctcagctgtagatctctgcagttcatccagagtgatcatgggcctcttggctgcatctctgatcagtcttcttcttgtatgagctgaaagtttagagggacggccaggtcttggtagatttgcagtggtctgatactccttccatttcaatattatcgcttgcacagtgctccttgggatgtttaaagcttgggaaatctttttgtatccaaatccggctttaaacttcttcacaacagtatctcggacctgcctggtgtgttccttgttcttcatgatgctctctgctcttttaacggacctctgagacgatcacagtgcaggtgcattcatacggagacttgattacacacaggtggattgtatttatcatcattagtcatttgggtcaacattggatcattcagagatcctcactgaacttctggagagagtttgctgcactgaaagtaaaggggctgaataattttgcacgcccaatttttcagtttttgatttgttaaaaaagtttgaaatatccaataaatgtcgttccacttcatgattgtgtcccacttgttgttgattcttcacaaaaaaatacagttttatatctttatgtttgaagcctgaaatgtggcaaaaggtcgcaaagttcaagggggctgaatactttcgcaaggcactgtatgtgcctgTACCTGGTGTGGAGACATTGGAATACTTTACCCTGGATCTACTGAATGATCAAACTATcaatatatctgtctgtctgtctgtctgtctccaggaaAGGTTGGTGACTGGAAGAACCATTTCACTGTGGCCCAGAGTGAACAGTTTGATGAAGACTATAAGAAGAAGATGGAAAACACTCAGCTGCGGTTTCGCACAACAATTTAGGACTGTCTTCATTATCTAAACCACTCTGCAGGTCTTAAGAACGTGACTGCATGTAAAAATGTAATAACACATAATACTGTAAGTATGAGCAGCAAAGACATACTGTCTAACTACTGTAAATAAACAACACCTGAtttcaatgtttattttatttctcaTGTTTATTTGAAACCAGATAAGAGGCAGCAGCACAAAAATAATACAACTTCATATATAAACCGAGTAAATGAGCAAATGAATATTTAATATCTCTACTACTGTACCTCTGCACTGTCACTACTGTATGGAGAGGAGAACAAATTGGTTTACTGTAGTATGGCACATACCGCATTGGTGGAGGAAACACCACAAACATCCCCACAACTGTCAGTCACTGATGAAGGTTCTCCTCAAACCCATAATGAAATAAAGGAGGCAGAAGTTGCCCCAGATCACTGATACAGGGTCAAATATTCTTCACCCACCCTAATGGTTAAGGATAGAATTGGAGGTAGGGTAATCTGATCCTGGACCTGTGGTTATAAGGATGATTTCTACAGTACCTCGAGAGAAACAGCAAAGTACACTGAAATCAGACGGGGTCAATGAAATGTAGACAACAACAGAATCCCACTGGACTGTACTGTAAATACCACACAAGTCAACCATTTCACATCACAGGGAGAGACTGCACTGACCCTGAGGAaggcaggaaacaggaaacacgaGATCCTGTCACACAAGGACccgggttgtgttcagtaggacaCGTTTGGAAGGATTTTGAAACAGAAAAAAATGCATGAGTTTCTTATTGGACGGCTTCCGGTAGTACCTCCCCATTTCACACCGTTTCAAAACATGTTCTCTCATTTTGTGCCTATTTTACTCAACCCGGGTCTCAAGTGGAAATATGGGATTGACTTCTGAGCTCCGTTCAAGATCACTGAACAGTTTTGAAATGATGCAGCTCCAAATGAGGACATGCCATTGCCACTGCTCTTTAACCACTAAACATTAAACACTAACCCTTGTAGCAGTTCCAGGTACAGTTGTGAAACCTTTTTCAACACTTCTATCCCTGAACATCCTAAATTAGGGCTGGACAGTCACTGTTTCCAATATTCCTCCCCAAGCCAGCCCCATTTATCACTCTCTTAGTAGACAACTGTTCTATACTTCAGCAAGACCACTTTCGATTGTCCTCACAGTAAATACCtttatttacaaacagaaaaaaaGAACCGCATTTACATACCTTCTTATGTCACATAATATACTTATGATTTTTTTCTGTAATAAAAATACTTCAGTCTAGAGTGCTCAGGTCTAGGCTTATAGACATCTGTAAAGTACTACTATAGTACAGGAGCATTGTGCTTCACAGTAGGTCAGCGTTGTGTAATGCAACACAGCTTAACTGTGTGATGCAATGAGTACAGCTAAAAATAACTCACGTCCACGGTATACACTGATATGCTGCAACTGATCAAATGTTGTGGATATGTTTACACTGTTGCCAGGATTATTGAATGTTAAAATGCAGTCTTATCCTTTGACGGGCCGTGATGATAGAATGTACCAGAATCAGCAGGCGAAATGTACCAGTGTCAGCGTTCAAACAAATATGTCTTAGAATGTCTAGTTTTAGCAGGAACTATTTTAGCTAGAGCTCCAGGCATCAGCCACAGCTACACAGGTCAACTTTCTTTCTGCAGTAGTATCTCTAGGCTGTTGCTTTCCTTATGTaataaacatcacatttacatacaagGCAGACTGCACTGAAACAGCAACTCAATTATGAGCCGATAACTAGCAATCCTATGTTTTTGGAGTGTGGACTTCTACGCTACTTTCCTGCTAGAGGAACTACGGAAAGACACCATTGTCAGTCAGGTAATGCGTTATTAATGTATTTTGAAGCATAACATCAAAACAACCACCGACATTATCAATGTTTATGGCACATATCCTAAAAACACATTAACGTATGTATGCATCAAGTTGACATATCAAGGACAGCAGATTAATACTATCAACGCAAACAAAGTCAATAAATTGATATAAAGACATTTTCACAGGGAGCACCATGGCTTTCATAAAAGTAGGAGCTACCACGTTCATATTTGACATACATCCATAAAACATGGTATCTAAGAAATGGATCCTCAGAGGGAATTGTAGGGATGACCAATAGATATTTTAAGGAATCCCTGGTTTGTCATCAATATGAATCCTGTGCCCATTCCTCTGTTCTCTCAAGACCACCTTAAATAGAAGTGTTACAAAGAGTGAATGTATGCGCTGTAGTATGTGAGGCTTGAAATGTAGCGAGTGCATCAAAGGTACACAGGTGTGTATCTGtaggcatgagtgtgtgtgtgttctgttgtttGAACCCGTGCTCTATGCCGCAGAATCGGATTCCGGTTAGCAGCCATTGAACCACTCTGATTTAGAGCAAACACTGGATAATGTCCCATATAAGACAACTATTTTAGTCAGGGGAAGCTTTTCTGTATTTTCCCTCAGTTTCTTAAAATAAGTCCTCTGTCCATGATTCCCATGGCAGTTTGAATGTAGTTGAGTCAATGTTTATGATAAAGTCTATCTAGTTGACAAGATATAGTTAAAGTTATCACCTAAGAGTTAAGGTATTACGTAAGTTTGGTTCTTGATGGTTTTGTTTGGGGCTTGGTCATTGGTCCAGATATCCTGGGTTGGAGTTGAGGGTTCAGAGGTTAATAATCTCACTGCTGACGCTGGCAGAGTCATCCTGCCTGCTGACCTCCAGGTAGCTCTTCCCATCCTCCCTGCCT from Oncorhynchus tshawytscha isolate Ot180627B linkage group LG22, Otsh_v2.0, whole genome shotgun sequence carries:
- the LOC112222253 gene encoding cytosolic sulfotransferase 2, with the translated sequence MELPPRPKLFDFHGVSMTNYFTDNWDNVQNFQARPDDILIATYPKAGTTWVSYILDLLYFVQTAPERQRPIFEKVPFLELLIPLYPPGVEVLDNLTTSPRLIKTHLPVQLLPKSFWEQNCRIVYVARNAKDNAVSYFHFDRMNQAEPEPGDWNNYLQRFMDGKMVFGSWYDHVTGWWEKKQTHSKILYLFYEDMVEDTGRELDRLCSFLGLSPSAEEKEMVKGGVQFDIMKKNSMANYSTNPVMDFKISPFMRKGKVGDWKNHFTVAQSEQFDEDYKKKMENTQLRFRTTI